In Dyadobacter subterraneus, a single genomic region encodes these proteins:
- a CDS encoding Ig-like domain-containing protein: MKNLYLYLAGMVMLASGYFIVDTKDSVFQDIIYKNEAALKESGKKSSFSKQLQKSPLTATKNKSASVVAASITATNSYTITNDLGAPGATAGDEITYTVTIANGGTDASGIVYNSTIDPNTTLVPGSVKVSPIVQNDSYSTIGNVTLNIPAEGGLFANDISPDGSAWTLTSASSIGTAHGGIATITASTGAFTYVPAPGYTGDDTFNYTVQNASGAGFTALVTITLTNKIWFINSAASGTSVGTLANPFTSIASFQSANTGATGKPGTGDYIFIYSGNYSGSMTLLSGQKLIGQGASNTIQQITTFASPSGVNLLPPTGTAPVLTTAGTGVDAIILNQNNTIRGFSIENTSGKKIKGASFGTLTASEVSLTGTGAALDLNNGILNAAFPTLSSASTGTAGISVTAVSGTLSNSAGTISSTNATAVQISGTGTLTLGLTFASISSSGATKGISLSNTSGTFKVNGTGTTAGSGGVISNISQRGAEFISASGVTLQNMNFTTANTTDGSSDVDNTNSNAAIYARSLGGITLTNLSINGASQYGLSFINVSNFALSNTSVSNAGTSEDEGGIYATNSTGTSTITGLTISNSSGRGAYFRNSGSSALTKLTIGSTTISDLPNAEALLLESWNTSNMNVIVKENSQFLRSQSTAVAVYANDASIINADLLNNTIDPGTGNGAGLDISSSGTATINFNVLDNIVKARTSTVINNFAYDGSTLQGTIQNNTATSLGGDGAGIVVRTETPGGRSATGTVKIDNNTISGVTQDNAIRVSAFSFNNTPINATITNNIINSNISNGYLYSQIDLSLNSIAGNNAVLCANILSNHLEGGSSQFGLLNVNVRTGTVIKFPQAGALVDIWNTNQNKPTGTTSGNTKVSINNAGTQLTGTCPVPTNPKQRIAADETIAATDAVKPEPVSTEKIKPETVKEENNKIGNSEENSLRIEAPLAVGTVNVGGTNGFPIPAEKSVTITYKVTVNSVIPANVCKISNQGTVSGTGITPVLTDDISVGGASDPTTTAVTPTALPTITQGPVNSAVCAGSTATFSVTVTETGLSYQWQKKISGGTFTNIDPASNASAATATLSLSNVPTTDNAAQYQVIVFSPCVTTTSGFATLTVNKIETASITGSTSTDQNSTMPTITFAATGGTKPYTFAYTLNGDAKTVSTVGNASTAVASQPTTQAGSFVYELKSVTDATSCGYTPATTQSVTINVTPLPVTLTVFTAAKEGNSAMLNWETTMETNSDRFEIERSQDGKSWLNIGTKYANGESSTTIKYSFSDANPTAGENLYRLKMIDKDQTFAYSRIRSLTFSIDLQASFYPNPVSDQLHLNVADWNKVAAVELISVKGQSIYKSEKTLSTVIDVSRFPAGIYIVSLRYVDGSNKSYKVVVSH; this comes from the coding sequence ATGAAAAACCTTTACCTCTATCTTGCAGGAATGGTAATGCTTGCATCAGGTTATTTTATTGTTGATACAAAAGATTCTGTCTTTCAAGATATCATTTATAAAAATGAGGCTGCCTTAAAAGAAAGTGGCAAAAAGTCATCTTTTTCAAAACAACTTCAAAAATCACCATTGACTGCCACTAAAAATAAATCGGCAAGCGTGGTGGCAGCCAGTATTACGGCCACAAATTCATATACTATCACCAATGACCTTGGCGCTCCGGGAGCAACAGCCGGTGACGAGATTACTTATACGGTAACCATCGCAAACGGCGGAACGGATGCCAGCGGAATTGTTTACAATAGCACCATTGATCCTAATACCACACTGGTTCCTGGTTCTGTAAAAGTGAGCCCGATTGTGCAGAACGATAGCTATTCAACCATAGGAAATGTGACCCTGAATATTCCTGCCGAGGGCGGGTTATTTGCCAATGATATCAGTCCTGACGGTTCTGCCTGGACTTTAACCAGTGCTTCTTCAATTGGCACAGCGCATGGTGGTATTGCCACCATCACTGCGTCAACAGGTGCATTTACTTATGTTCCGGCACCAGGTTATACAGGAGATGATACTTTTAATTATACTGTACAAAATGCCTCGGGCGCTGGCTTCACAGCACTTGTTACGATAACATTGACAAATAAAATCTGGTTTATAAATTCCGCGGCTTCGGGAACGTCAGTAGGAACCTTGGCTAATCCATTCACATCCATTGCATCTTTCCAGTCTGCCAATACTGGCGCAACAGGAAAACCGGGTACTGGTGATTATATATTTATTTATTCGGGTAATTATTCCGGATCAATGACGCTTCTTTCCGGACAAAAACTGATCGGGCAAGGTGCCAGCAATACTATACAGCAAATAACTACATTCGCCTCTCCAAGTGGTGTTAATTTACTTCCGCCTACCGGAACAGCTCCTGTACTTACAACGGCCGGCACCGGAGTTGATGCCATTATATTGAACCAGAATAATACAATCCGTGGATTTTCAATTGAGAATACGTCCGGAAAAAAGATAAAAGGTGCATCTTTTGGAACATTAACAGCAAGTGAAGTATCATTGACCGGCACAGGTGCGGCACTTGACCTGAACAATGGAATTCTTAACGCAGCATTTCCAACCTTATCATCAGCAAGTACCGGAACCGCGGGAATTAGTGTCACCGCCGTTTCTGGCACACTTAGTAATTCGGCAGGAACAATATCTTCTACCAACGCAACCGCAGTTCAGATTAGTGGGACCGGCACATTGACTCTGGGCTTGACTTTCGCGTCCATATCAAGTTCTGGAGCGACCAAAGGAATTTCTCTTTCCAATACTTCCGGAACATTTAAGGTAAATGGTACAGGAACGACGGCGGGATCTGGCGGAGTTATTTCCAATATATCACAACGTGGAGCTGAATTTATCAGCGCCAGCGGAGTGACCTTGCAAAATATGAATTTCACCACAGCCAATACAACTGATGGTAGTTCAGATGTTGATAATACAAACAGTAACGCAGCGATTTATGCCAGAAGTCTTGGTGGAATAACTTTAACGAATTTAAGCATTAACGGAGCTTCACAGTATGGTCTTAGCTTTATCAATGTTTCAAATTTCGCTTTGTCAAATACCTCTGTTTCGAATGCAGGAACTTCGGAAGATGAAGGTGGAATTTATGCCACCAATTCAACAGGAACCAGCACGATTACCGGCTTAACAATTTCAAATTCATCCGGCCGCGGCGCCTATTTCAGAAATTCCGGTTCATCGGCACTTACAAAGCTGACCATAGGCAGTACTACAATTTCAGATTTACCAAATGCAGAAGCACTTTTACTGGAAAGCTGGAATACTTCCAATATGAACGTCATTGTAAAGGAAAACTCTCAGTTTTTAAGAAGTCAGTCCACGGCTGTGGCGGTATATGCCAACGATGCATCGATAATTAACGCAGATTTACTTAACAATACTATCGATCCTGGAACCGGGAACGGCGCCGGGCTTGACATTTCCAGTTCCGGAACTGCTACTATTAACTTCAACGTATTAGACAATATAGTAAAAGCAAGAACCAGCACGGTAATCAATAATTTTGCCTACGACGGCTCTACTTTACAAGGTACAATTCAAAACAACACAGCAACATCACTTGGTGGTGACGGAGCCGGAATTGTAGTACGCACAGAAACACCAGGCGGCAGATCCGCAACGGGCACGGTAAAAATCGATAACAATACCATCAGCGGAGTTACTCAGGATAATGCCATCAGAGTTTCTGCTTTTTCTTTCAATAATACACCTATCAATGCTACTATTACCAATAATATAATAAATAGTAATATTTCGAACGGCTATCTATACAGCCAGATTGATTTGAGTTTAAATTCAATAGCAGGAAATAACGCGGTACTTTGCGCCAATATCTTGTCAAATCATTTGGAGGGAGGCTCCTCACAATTCGGACTATTAAATGTCAATGTACGCACCGGAACTGTTATTAAATTCCCACAGGCAGGAGCACTGGTGGATATATGGAATACTAATCAAAATAAACCGACAGGTACAACTTCCGGAAATACTAAGGTTTCAATAAACAATGCGGGTACCCAATTAACTGGTACTTGTCCCGTACCAACCAATCCCAAACAAAGAATTGCAGCTGATGAGACGATCGCTGCAACTGATGCTGTAAAACCTGAACCTGTTTCAACGGAAAAAATTAAGCCTGAAACTGTTAAGGAAGAAAACAACAAAATTGGTAACAGTGAAGAAAATTCACTTCGGATAGAGGCTCCTCTGGCTGTTGGAACAGTAAATGTCGGTGGCACAAACGGCTTTCCGATTCCCGCGGAAAAAAGTGTAACAATCACATACAAGGTTACAGTAAACAGCGTAATCCCTGCAAACGTCTGCAAAATTTCAAATCAGGGAACAGTAAGCGGAACTGGAATAACACCAGTTTTAACAGATGACATTTCAGTTGGCGGCGCCTCCGATCCTACCACTACTGCTGTAACACCAACTGCCCTTCCGACCATCACGCAAGGCCCGGTGAACAGTGCAGTTTGTGCGGGTTCAACGGCAACGTTCAGCGTAACAGTAACAGAAACCGGTTTAAGTTACCAATGGCAGAAAAAAATATCCGGAGGTACGTTCACCAATATTGATCCGGCAAGTAATGCTTCGGCTGCAACGGCAACATTATCATTAAGCAATGTTCCAACAACTGATAACGCAGCGCAATATCAGGTTATCGTTTTCTCACCGTGTGTTACCACTACTTCCGGTTTTGCCACTTTAACGGTTAACAAAATTGAAACGGCATCAATTACAGGCAGCACAAGTACCGACCAAAACAGTACCATGCCCACCATTACTTTCGCAGCAACGGGTGGTACCAAACCTTACACTTTCGCTTACACATTAAACGGTGATGCCAAAACGGTATCCACGGTGGGCAATGCATCAACCGCGGTAGCGAGCCAGCCTACAACACAGGCCGGAAGTTTTGTTTACGAATTGAAAAGTGTAACTGACGCTACTTCCTGCGGATATACACCTGCGACCACGCAATCTGTGACAATCAATGTAACGCCGCTGCCTGTAACTCTTACCGTTTTCACAGCAGCGAAAGAAGGAAATTCTGCCATGTTAAACTGGGAAACCACTATGGAAACAAATAGTGACCGTTTTGAAATTGAGCGGAGCCAGGATGGCAAAAGCTGGTTGAATATTGGTACAAAATATGCAAATGGAGAAAGTTCTACGACTATCAAATATTCGTTTTCAGATGCAAATCCAACAGCAGGCGAGAATCTTTATCGTCTGAAAATGATTGATAAAGACCAGACTTTTGCATACAGCCGGATCCGCAGCCTGACTTTCAGCATAGACCTGCAAGCTTCTTTTTATCC
- a CDS encoding DUF6916 family protein, with translation MEAYDLSKLTADDFRNHLHQNIEIYFNPEIPVNMEVLEVQDLELYSPLERNSFSILFRMNGEKGYYPQGTYPVNHPELGKMDIFLVPLGADKEGMRYQSIFS, from the coding sequence ATGGAAGCATACGATTTAAGCAAACTCACAGCAGATGATTTCAGAAATCATTTACATCAAAATATAGAGATTTATTTCAATCCGGAAATTCCGGTAAATATGGAGGTTCTGGAAGTCCAAGACCTGGAACTCTATTCTCCGCTTGAACGAAATTCATTTTCCATTTTATTTCGAATGAATGGTGAAAAAGGATATTATCCTCAGGGAACCTATCCGGTAAATCACCCGGAATTAGGGAAAATGGATATTTTTCTTGTCCCCCTGGGAGCCGATAAGGAAGGTATGAGATACCAGAGTATTTTTTCCTGA
- a CDS encoding GNAT family N-acetyltransferase produces MDLSLTNTSIRLRKIEENDKSVLLEIYAGTRKEEMERVPHWTDLMKKEFLKQQFNAQHIHYQNNYPGADFWILEKNKKPIGRLYVSERYNNSTIRIIDITLLPAFRGKGLGTGILKDLIQKASESGIPLSIHVESFNPAKQLYERLGFKKISETNGVYHLMEWKHTI; encoded by the coding sequence ATGGATTTATCATTAACAAATACAAGTATCAGATTAAGAAAAATTGAAGAAAACGACAAGTCAGTTTTACTTGAAATTTATGCAGGTACCAGAAAAGAGGAAATGGAAAGAGTGCCTCACTGGACTGATTTGATGAAAAAGGAATTCTTAAAACAGCAGTTCAACGCGCAGCACATACATTATCAGAACAATTATCCAGGTGCAGATTTCTGGATTCTGGAAAAAAATAAAAAACCAATCGGGCGGCTTTATGTGAGTGAAAGATATAATAATTCAACAATCCGGATCATTGATATTACACTTTTACCGGCTTTCAGAGGTAAAGGATTGGGAACCGGGATTTTGAAAGATTTAATACAAAAAGCATCAGAATCCGGAATTCCACTCAGTATCCATGTGGAATCATTTAATCCCGCCAAACAACTTTATGAGCGACTGGGATTCAAAAAAATCAGCGAAACAAACGGCGTTTATCATTTAATGGAATGGAAGCATACGATTTAA
- a CDS encoding phage tail protein has translation MDPFIAEIRIFPFNFAPNGWAFCDGQILPLSQNTALFSLLGTTYGGDGKSTYGLPDLRGRAPMHPGQGQGLSLRDLGETNGVESVALLESEIPAHSHTIRITNAPGQVSTASGNMLAQSQHGTIYSSSPPNVNMSAGSIAPTGGNQPHNNMMPYLTFYFCIALQGVFPPRH, from the coding sequence ATGGATCCCTTTATTGCCGAAATACGAATATTCCCTTTCAATTTTGCCCCAAATGGATGGGCATTTTGTGATGGACAAATTTTGCCGCTATCGCAAAACACCGCATTATTTTCGCTGCTTGGTACAACTTATGGCGGAGACGGAAAGAGCACATATGGATTACCCGACCTCCGCGGAAGAGCTCCGATGCATCCGGGCCAGGGACAAGGATTATCTCTGAGAGATCTTGGTGAAACTAATGGAGTTGAATCAGTAGCCTTACTTGAATCCGAAATTCCGGCGCATAGTCATACAATAAGAATAACAAATGCTCCCGGGCAAGTCAGCACTGCATCGGGAAATATGCTGGCACAATCACAGCATGGAACAATCTATTCTAGCTCCCCTCCTAATGTCAATATGAGTGCTGGTTCGATAGCGCCGACAGGTGGAAATCAACCTCACAATAACATGATGCCTTACCTGACCTTTTACTTTTGTATCGCTTTGCAGGGTGTGTTTCCCCCAAGACATTAA
- a CDS encoding phage tail protein has protein sequence MAQPYIGEIRMFAGNFPPAGWEFCNGQILPISEYEFLFNLIGTTYGGDGQETFALPDMQGRIPVHQGNGRVLSENGGAEEITLNVNQIPSHTHGLVASSSIANSSSPVNNSLAVSSLVSAFVSQDNLANMNTGIVTNTGGSQPHTNMQPSLCVNFIISTSGIFPSQY, from the coding sequence ATGGCACAGCCTTATATAGGTGAAATCAGAATGTTTGCAGGTAATTTCCCACCGGCAGGCTGGGAATTCTGCAATGGTCAGATTCTTCCAATTTCAGAATATGAATTTTTGTTCAATTTGATAGGAACAACGTATGGCGGAGACGGCCAGGAAACCTTTGCTTTACCGGATATGCAAGGCAGAATACCTGTACATCAGGGTAATGGGCGGGTTTTATCGGAAAATGGAGGCGCTGAGGAAATTACACTAAATGTGAATCAGATTCCCTCGCATACCCATGGCCTGGTAGCATCCTCTTCAATTGCAAATTCGTCTAGCCCTGTAAATAACTCGCTGGCTGTTTCCAGTCTGGTCAGCGCATTTGTATCGCAGGATAATCTTGCCAATATGAACACGGGCATCGTGACCAATACCGGAGGCAGCCAGCCTCATACGAATATGCAGCCGTCTTTGTGTGTCAATTTTATAATTTCAACTTCCGGGATTTTCCCAAGTCAGTATTAA
- a CDS encoding phage tail protein, whose translation MAEPFLAEIRMMSFNFAPKGWAFADGQLLTINQNQGLFSLLGTTFGGDGRVNFALPDLRSRTPIHVSNSHILGDRGGEQNHTVSINELPTHTHTMKASDAGPATSNPVGNSLSSSKPANQYTRQQINPVTLAPATIANVGGSQAHSNMQPFLTVSFCIALQGNFPSPN comes from the coding sequence ATGGCAGAACCATTTTTAGCTGAAATAAGAATGATGAGTTTCAATTTTGCACCGAAAGGCTGGGCATTTGCTGATGGACAGTTGTTAACTATAAATCAAAATCAGGGTTTGTTTTCACTTTTGGGAACGACTTTTGGCGGGGACGGACGAGTGAACTTTGCGTTGCCAGACCTTAGATCCAGGACGCCTATTCACGTGAGCAACTCCCATATACTAGGAGATAGAGGCGGAGAGCAGAATCATACTGTAAGCATAAACGAATTACCTACGCATACGCACACCATGAAGGCCAGTGATGCTGGTCCGGCAACTTCAAATCCGGTCGGCAATTCACTTTCAAGCTCAAAACCGGCAAATCAATATACCAGACAACAGATCAATCCGGTGACTTTGGCACCTGCAACCATTGCGAACGTAGGAGGAAGTCAGGCGCATTCCAATATGCAGCCATTTCTTACAGTAAGCTTTTGCATCGCCTTACAAGGGAATTTCCCGTCTCCAAACTAA
- a CDS encoding Crp/Fnr family transcriptional regulator, with the protein MENLYIYIKSIIQLSEQGWSALQMVLSTRYFTKGEYLLKTGEICHSLFYIETGYCRAWHDYGGQTINTNFYFENEFATNIRSMKLGIGSEYFIQAEEDMKVIIFDKEKLYELFSRSVEVDTMDRKLMEEILRRQEKQAYLFKLHTARERYEYMCKIQPQIIKRVPLIHIASYLGIRIETLTKIHNAAK; encoded by the coding sequence TTGGAAAATCTCTACATTTATATAAAAAGCATAATACAATTGTCCGAGCAGGGATGGAGTGCTTTGCAAATGGTTCTGAGCACACGTTACTTTACCAAGGGTGAATATTTACTAAAAACCGGAGAAATATGCCATTCTCTTTTTTATATAGAAACAGGTTATTGCAGGGCATGGCATGATTACGGAGGCCAAACGATCAATACAAATTTTTACTTTGAAAATGAGTTTGCCACCAACATAAGAAGTATGAAACTCGGCATTGGATCCGAATATTTTATCCAGGCCGAGGAGGATATGAAAGTAATCATTTTTGACAAAGAAAAACTCTACGAATTATTCAGTCGCTCTGTTGAAGTTGATACCATGGACAGAAAACTGATGGAAGAAATTCTGAGGCGACAGGAGAAACAGGCATACCTTTTCAAACTTCACACGGCCCGGGAACGTTACGAGTACATGTGTAAAATTCAGCCCCAGATTATTAAAAGAGTACCATTAATTCATATTGCTTCCTACCTTGGCATCAGAATAGAAACACTTACAAAAATTCATAACGCTGCAAAATAG
- a CDS encoding ABC transporter permease: MIPSETFSEDKSEGLNFPWLLQMAWRDSRRNRSRLLLFVSSIVLGIAALVAIYSLGDNLKQNIDSQAATLLGADLQLSGNKPVTGNAKKLIDSLGIKRSEERSFASMILFPKNNGNRLAQVKALEGDFPFYGDLETSPLSAGKSFRNGREALVDQTLMLQYEAKVGDSIKVGEVTFAIAGVLLKAPGQTGLTSSVAPSVYIPMKYLNQTGLMQKGSRIAYRHYIKFAPRTDVEKLVKSLEPRFDSADLDHKTVQSQKEDTGRSFKDLTQFLALVGFIALLLGCIGVASAVHIYIREKLNSIAILRCLGVKGYQAFLIYLIQIAGIGLFGSVLGAILGSVIQQFLPIVIKDFLPFELTTGLSWPAIGQGIGIGLVISILFAMPPLVSIRKISPLNVLRNTADTGKSQRDPVTWIVYVLIIAFIFGFSYLQTQNWIQALSFTGGILGSFIVLTGMASLLMWLVRRFFPASWSYLWRQGLANLFRPNNQTIILIVSIGLGTLFICTLFFIQTILLNRVKLSSSGNKPNIVLFDIQSSQKDAVIALAKQEGLPVNETVAIVNMRLEQVNSRSATTAQSDTSKENSRRIFGREYRVTFRDSLTASEKIVQGEWIGKYNSNSQLIPVSVEEGFAKRSNIALGDTLVFNVQGTVMQTYVASTRDVNWAEVQTNFLVVFPTGVLEDAPQFHVLLTHVPSAQVSARFQQILVQKFPNISIIDLALVLKVIDDLFNKIGFVIRFMAGFSILTGIVVLISSVLISKYQRLQESVLLRTLGASRKQIFAITALEYFFLGAMAALTGILLALVGSWALAKFTFETEFKPEILPVLILFLLVSSLTVIIGLINSRGILSKSPLEVLRQDV; encoded by the coding sequence ATGATCCCATCAGAAACATTTTCGGAAGATAAATCAGAAGGCTTAAACTTTCCCTGGCTATTGCAAATGGCCTGGCGCGACAGCAGGCGAAACCGTTCGCGGCTGCTTCTGTTTGTGTCATCCATTGTCTTGGGAATTGCTGCACTGGTAGCCATATATTCCTTAGGCGACAATCTCAAACAAAACATTGACAGCCAGGCTGCTACACTTTTAGGTGCAGATCTGCAACTTTCAGGAAACAAGCCGGTAACGGGAAACGCAAAAAAACTCATTGATTCATTGGGCATAAAACGTTCGGAAGAAAGAAGTTTTGCTTCCATGATTTTATTTCCAAAAAATAATGGAAACCGCCTGGCGCAGGTGAAAGCACTGGAAGGAGATTTTCCTTTTTATGGTGATCTGGAAACGTCTCCGCTAAGTGCCGGAAAATCATTTAGAAATGGTAGAGAAGCCCTGGTTGATCAAACGCTGATGTTACAATACGAAGCAAAAGTTGGCGATTCAATCAAAGTTGGTGAGGTCACTTTTGCCATTGCAGGTGTATTGCTGAAAGCGCCCGGACAAACAGGTTTGACAAGTTCTGTTGCACCATCGGTTTATATTCCGATGAAGTATTTGAACCAAACCGGTTTGATGCAAAAAGGCAGCCGGATTGCGTATCGTCACTATATCAAATTTGCACCAAGAACGGATGTTGAAAAGCTGGTAAAATCATTGGAGCCAAGATTTGATTCCGCAGATCTGGACCATAAAACCGTCCAAAGTCAGAAAGAAGATACCGGCAGATCTTTTAAAGATCTTACTCAGTTTCTTGCCCTGGTTGGTTTTATCGCCTTGCTTCTGGGCTGCATCGGCGTTGCCAGTGCGGTACATATTTATATCAGGGAAAAACTGAATTCCATCGCCATACTCCGTTGTCTTGGTGTAAAAGGTTATCAGGCTTTTCTGATTTATCTTATTCAGATTGCAGGAATTGGACTTTTTGGTTCAGTCCTGGGTGCTATTCTGGGAAGTGTGATTCAACAATTTTTACCCATTGTCATTAAGGATTTTCTTCCTTTTGAGCTTACCACCGGTTTGTCGTGGCCGGCTATCGGGCAGGGAATTGGTATCGGTTTAGTCATTTCAATACTTTTTGCGATGCCTCCCCTGGTTTCCATCAGGAAAATTTCTCCGCTGAATGTTCTTCGTAATACCGCAGACACAGGAAAATCGCAAAGAGATCCGGTAACCTGGATCGTATACGTTCTGATCATCGCATTTATTTTTGGCTTTTCTTACCTTCAAACGCAGAACTGGATTCAGGCACTTTCTTTTACAGGCGGCATTCTTGGATCTTTCATTGTCCTTACCGGAATGGCTTCCTTACTTATGTGGCTGGTTCGCAGGTTCTTTCCAGCTTCATGGAGTTATCTGTGGCGTCAGGGACTGGCAAATTTGTTCCGGCCTAACAATCAAACAATTATCCTGATTGTCTCCATCGGACTTGGTACATTATTCATCTGCACTTTATTTTTCATCCAAACAATTCTTTTAAACCGGGTCAAACTTTCATCAAGCGGAAATAAACCCAATATTGTTTTATTTGATATTCAGTCAAGCCAAAAAGATGCTGTTATCGCACTTGCGAAACAGGAAGGACTTCCAGTAAACGAGACGGTTGCCATTGTCAATATGCGCCTGGAACAGGTAAATTCCAGAAGTGCGACAACAGCCCAAAGTGATACGTCCAAGGAGAATTCACGCCGTATTTTTGGCAGGGAATATCGCGTCACTTTCCGGGATTCTCTGACAGCTTCTGAAAAAATCGTGCAGGGTGAATGGATTGGCAAGTACAACAGTAATTCCCAATTAATTCCTGTTTCCGTTGAAGAAGGTTTTGCCAAACGAAGTAATATTGCGTTGGGTGACACTCTCGTTTTTAACGTGCAGGGTACCGTTATGCAAACTTACGTTGCCAGTACACGTGACGTAAACTGGGCGGAAGTCCAGACAAATTTCCTGGTTGTTTTTCCAACGGGAGTACTTGAAGATGCACCACAATTCCATGTACTTTTAACCCATGTTCCTTCGGCTCAGGTTTCTGCAAGATTTCAGCAGATACTCGTTCAAAAATTTCCAAATATCTCAATTATCGACCTCGCGCTTGTTTTAAAAGTAATTGACGATCTGTTTAATAAAATTGGTTTCGTCATCCGTTTTATGGCCGGTTTCAGTATCCTGACGGGTATAGTCGTACTCATTTCATCCGTACTGATTAGTAAATATCAGCGGTTGCAGGAAAGCGTTTTGCTGAGAACATTGGGAGCGAGCAGAAAACAGATATTTGCCATTACAGCACTGGAATACTTTTTCCTTGGTGCAATGGCGGCATTGACAGGGATTTTACTGGCACTTGTCGGCAGTTGGGCACTTGCCAAATTTACTTTTGAAACTGAGTTCAAGCCTGAGATATTACCTGTTTTAATATTGTTTTTACTTGTATCCTCGCTTACAGTCATTATAGGCCTGATAAACAGTCGGGGAATTCTGTCGAAATCACCTTTGGAAGTTTTACGTCAGGATGTTTAG
- a CDS encoding ABC transporter ATP-binding protein, with the protein MNTILNLNQVSKIYQSGSRSLTVLDNISFSVEAGSTMSIVGPSGSGKTTLLGLCAGLDRSTSGKVELHETRLDGLSEDQLAAVRNKYVGFIFQNFQLMPTLTALENVMVPLELRGERNIKPRALDLLDKVGLADRSHHYPTQLSGGEQQRVSLARAFSNKPQILFADEPTGNLDAETSEKVVKLLFDLNKEAGTTLVVVTHDLELAAKTQRIIKIKGGKIISDTSGLIV; encoded by the coding sequence ATGAATACGATACTGAATTTGAATCAGGTTAGCAAAATTTATCAAAGTGGCAGCAGGTCACTGACGGTGCTGGATAATATCAGTTTTTCGGTTGAAGCTGGCTCAACCATGTCTATTGTTGGACCATCGGGAAGCGGAAAAACAACACTTTTAGGTCTCTGCGCCGGTTTGGACAGATCAACTTCCGGCAAAGTAGAATTGCATGAAACACGGTTGGACGGACTTAGCGAAGATCAGCTTGCGGCTGTGCGAAACAAATATGTTGGTTTCATTTTCCAGAACTTTCAACTGATGCCGACCTTGACTGCACTGGAAAATGTGATGGTACCGCTTGAACTTCGTGGAGAAAGAAATATAAAACCAAGAGCATTGGATTTACTGGACAAAGTTGGCCTTGCAGACAGAAGTCATCACTACCCTACCCAGCTCAGCGGTGGTGAACAGCAGCGCGTTTCTCTGGCAAGGGCGTTTTCAAATAAACCACAAATTTTGTTTGCTGATGAACCAACCGGAAATCTGGATGCCGAAACGAGTGAAAAAGTTGTGAAACTGCTTTTTGACCTCAATAAGGAAGCCGGAACGACGCTGGTAGTAGTAACCCATGACCTTGAACTTGCAGCAAAAACACAAAGAATCATTAAAATAAAAGGAGGAAAAATCATTTCAGATACATCTGGTCTGATTGTCTGA